The nucleotide window CGTTGGTCAACATGCCTCCATTCATGAGGAGAGAAGAGGTGCCGTACGGGAGATCATACGGTCGGACCCTTTCCCCATGTTATCtaaaacatcccccccccccatgctccgAATAGAGGATGTGTTTTATTATACTTGATACCCTCTTTAAAGAAGTATTCCTGTCCTGTTTTTTCACCTACATGATAAGGGTCTGAGCACTGTGACCCCCCTCCTTAATACATAGAACTGAGGTGTTTAAATGAATGAAGCGCACTGCACTGGTCTATGGGGCAACCAGACCTTCCTAAGCTAAGTGCTCGGCAAtgtttggaagccccatagagaatgaatggagtgctggCCGTGCATGcacagtgcacaccattcttTTTCAGGGACTTTTCACCTCTGTTCTACAGATTAATAGAGGTCCTATTGGTCATACACTTGCCGATTagcatgtgaccccccccccccccccccccttcctgtgaATCATTTTGGGAAATGAGAatgcccctttagggtctattcacacgtacagtattctgcgtagatttgatgcgcaggattttgtgCTGCAGATTTCCATGTAAACTGGTTGACTGAACACAgcctgaaatcctgcgcatcaaatctgcgcagaatactgttcgtgtgaatagacccttaaaggggttatccaggaaaaaaacttttttttatatatcaactggctccagaaagttaaacagatttgtaaattacttctattaaaaaatcttaatcctttcagtacttatgagtttctgaagttaaggttgttcttttctgtctaagtcctctctgatgacacgtgtctcaggaaccgcccagtttagaagaggtttgctatgggaatttgcttctaaactgggcgtttcccgagacacgtgtcatcagagattacttagacagaaaagaacaaccttaacttcagaagctcataagtactgaaaggattaagattttttaatagaagtaatttacaaatctgtttaactttctggaaccagttgatatataaaaaatagttttttcctggaatacccctttaaaggagtactcttgcTCCGTCTtacctgggctgcaaaaataatgaaaataaaccatcactcaccttcctgggttcctgcggagcgccactacagctgatcggtcctccggtccatcttcttcatacttccgtgtgaacgaagcgtcacatcgtgacgcttcgttcacacggaagtatgaagaagatggaccggaggaccgatcagctgtagtggcgctccgcgggaacccaggaaggtgagtgatggtttattttcattatttttgcaggacggagcaggagtagtctgcaccagagtactcctttaatgttctgCTAGCCTGAAGAATGGGTGTACTTAGTCCTCCCCACAGCACAGCCTATGTGCAATACCAGGTTGTACCAGGCATTGTAATTCGCCACCAGATAAGTGAATCGGCCACCATATTTATTGGATAGATGTTGGCCAGACCTTCCGTCTCCAATTAACATGTATGGAGACAGTCTGACTGCGTCCGATGGAGGTCGGGCAGTGTGTACCAAGTTTGTCAGGTTGATGGTAATTCCTGCAGAGACTCATTGTGGTGATGTCGTTATTATTGTCTACTAGTAATGGAGACGCATAAACGCGTCATTGTCCTAAGTCCATTACAGATGTGGCCATTTCTTTGCATGTGTTAATGTAAAAGCTGAATGGGCTGAACCAGTTGCAGTCCCTTTATCTCTGCACGTTATCAGGTGACAGACGTAGATAGGTGCAGGCTAATAGAATGACTTCAAAGGGGTGGCACACCCTGGAATACGTGGTATGTAGATCCGTGTTTACTCGATAGACAAGTTTTTCTTAGTATACACCTTGTTACACGTATACGGTATTATACTATTGTTTAAATGGCAGACAAGACTTGATACCTTGGGTTTACCTTCATTAACACTTTGAGTGACTGGGCAAATCCCGTTAACCAGAGCTATCCCAGTCTGTTGTTAAAGGGAAACCtgtcaaattgaaaatgttgttaaaaaagtgtgtgtgtgtgtatatatatatatatatatatatatatatatatatatatatatatatataaaattggtaTCCAGTTTTATGTATTAGCACTTATTCCAGCAAACCCCGCTGTATACCACCAGAATGACATACGTTAAGCATGTGCTGCAAACGCAGTATAAAATAATTATtacttgtccttaaaggggtactccggtgaaaaccttttttcttttaaatcaactggtggcagaaagttaaacatatttgtaaatgacttcaattcaaaaatcttaatcctttctgtacttattagctgctgaatactacagaggaaattcttttctttttggaattctctctgatgacatcacgagcacagttctctctgctgacgttattataataataataacgctttatttattgttgtcataagtgggatttgaacccaagtccccagcactgcaaggcagcagtgctaaccactgagccaccatgctgcccttagcatacatctgctatgcatggttgctaaaatggacagagatgtcagcagagagcactgtgctcgtgatgtcatcagtgttccaaaaagaaaggaatttcctctgtagcattcagcagctaataagtactggaaggattaagattttttaatagaagtaatttacaaatatgtttaactttctgccaccagttgatttaaaagaaaaaaggttttcaccggagtacccctttaacgacgcaggacgtatatttacgtcctgcgccggctcccgcgatatgaagcgggatcgcgccgcgatcccgcatcatatcgcgtgggtcccggcgctaatcaacggccgggacccgcgactaataccacacatcgccaatcgcggcgatgtgtggtattaaccctttagaagcggcggtcaaagctgaccgccgcttctaaagtgaaactgaaagtatcccggctgctcagtcgggctgttcgggaccgccgcggtgaaatcgcggtgtcccgaacagctgatcggacaccgggagggctcttacctgcctcctcggtgtccgatcgacgaatgactgctccgtgcctgagatccaggcaggagcagtcaagcgccgataatgctgatcacaggcgtgttaatacacgcctgtgatcaggatgagagatcagtgtgtgcagtgttataggtccctatgggagagatcagtgtgtgcagtgttataggtccctatgggacctataacactgcaaaaaaaaagtaaaaaaaaagtgttaataaaggtcatttaacccccttccctaataaaagtttgaatcaccccccttttcccataaaaaaataaaacagtgtaaaaaaaataaataaataaacatatgtggtatcgccgcgtgcgtaaatgtctgaactataaaaatatatcattaattaaactgcacggtcaatggcgtacgcgcaaaaaaattccaaagtccaaaaaagcgtattttgggaactttttataacattaaaaaatgaataaaaagtgatcaaaaagtcagatcaaaacaaaaatcacaccaataaaaacttcagatcacggtgcaaaaaatgagccctcataccgccctgtacatggaaaaataaaaaagttataggggtcagaaggtgacatttttaaacgtatacattttcctgcatgtagttatgattttttccagaagtgcgacaaaatcaaacctatataagtagggtatcattttaaccgtatggacctacagaataatgataaggtgtcatttttaccgaaatatgcactgcgtagaaacggaagccctcaaaagttacaaaattgcgtttttttttcgattttgtcgcacaatgatttttttttccgtttcgccgtgcatttttgggtaaaatgactaatgtcactgcaaagtagaattggcgacgcaaaaaataagccataatatggatttttaggtggaaaattgaaagggttatgatttttaaaaggtaaggaggaaaaaacgaaagtgcaaaaacggaaaaaccctgagtccttaaggggttaaggacaagtaATAATTATTTTATACTGCGTTTGCAGCACATGCTTAACGTATGTCATTCTGGTGGTATACAGCGGGGTTTGCTGGAGTAAGTGCTAATCCCTTTATCCCTTGCCTGGCCTCACCTCCTTTGTTTCAgtagctttttattttattgttttgtggacattttttatttatttatttattttttatagactAGTTGTATTTCTTTATCACACCATTTTATCCACTATTAAGGAACTTAAAAGTCTACTGTACGGTAAAAATAACCAAATTTATatctttataataaatatatcatacATTTTTATATCAGTTAGGGCTTGTTCGCATCCGGCCTCAGTCACTTCTTCCCTCCATCGCTTGCTAAAAAGCGGCGGAGGAAAACTGATGCtataactgatcccattcatttaaatgggacagttcacattcatccggcGTCTCAGTTTGGATGCCGAacggcactggacaggggaaaaCAAAGGACGCCGGATGCTACATAACTGATGCATGTCGTCATGACGtatatgaacccagccttggTAGTCACTAATATACAAACTGTTTCcttacatcattcatacattaggAGCCACGTGGGCATGGTTTCACCAACAGTAGTCAATTGTGACATAATACCGTATCTCTGGCTGAGACcaccccctttaaaggaaaactgtcagcttgctccccccctctcccccccacgCTGTTAGGCCTTACtcttctattttctgtatatgctaatgaggtgctaattggcaccggccgggctaactagCACTCTGACGTTAGCGTTTTTGGCCGCAGCGTTGCCCAGCTCataaatattcctcccctccctccgcctctccctgctctgtaatgaatAGGGAGAGGcgaagggaggggaggaatattgatgggcTGGGCGGGGCTGCGGcagacgtcagagtgccagttagcccggccactgcaagttagcacctaattagcatataccgaaaatagaagttTACGGCCGAACGGCGTGGCAGATCTGGGCAcgttaagcatcaaactgatcagcttcCCCCGCTCTATCAGCCAGTACTGctagttagtgcggggggggggggggggggggaactgacagttttcctttaaaccagGTAGAAAACTGTTTGGCCTATTGAAATCTATGGGCCCATGGGGCTATCCCCTTTTGACGTATTTTGTGGATGCAAAGCCTGAAGAAAGCCTCACAACTTTGTTATTGGGACATAAGCCTGTAAGCACAGCTATTTGGGTTTATGTGCCCTTACAGTACTTGCTTGTCACCCGCACTTTTGTTTAGGTTAGTACTGAAGTGAATGGGAACAGCTAATTTGAAAGAGAGGCGCCCCCTTGTGGAAGTGCATGCATAAAGTCACCTTCCTTTAAAATGTAcctatccctttaaaaaaatgatataattatatattattgTATAAAAACGTGTATGTTTTAtcagattaacccttcagagatgacctgattttagtgctctcactgctgttGTTGAGCCTTCCTGAAGgtcccctccatggtgcacagctatttttcattctctccattttaggGTGAGGGGAACAGAGCTTGGCTGCTTaccagtagtacacacacaggacttcctcccttacttctcTAGCTAATCCCAGCACAACACATCATATACCCTCATCTATGCCTTTacatagtgctggtgaaagtgcacCCCAACAGTACTATAGAAGACATGTTTAGGTGAAAAGGTGTCACTGCTACACTGGCTTTGCAGGGTACTATTAGCATAAAGGAACAAAGCAAGAAAAGGTTTACAATAAGCCCCACGGCTGCTGACGTGAGAGGGAAGCTGTTATCTTGTATGGAAAGTGAAGATGGTCTGGAGAATTACAGCTTGCAGGGATACATCCCAGGCCTACTTTCTCTCCCCACTTCCTGCAATCCGTCTTGCAGAGGCTGTGAGTAGAGACAGATTTCCCCCAACAACAGGCAATGGACAGCAGATAAAGAGAGACACCTCGTGGCTTTAAGACTTTAAGGCTGTTTTTTGGGGTAAGGAGTCATCTTTTGTAAATGACATAGTTGCATAGtacggagggggaaaaaaaaaaaagcaacatgtcCGTCAAGTAATAAAGTAATTTATGAAAATGTTAGGAATAATCCAATAGGCTATCATATGGACGGAAGTTGTTTAAACAATAGTAATCGTTTGAGTTTGGCGTATGTGAAAAAAAGTGGGAAATGTGATGACATTTTTAgttatgtcagttttttttcccctccatttatctttctgctttttttttctacCAGGGTCCTGACTTACAACACTGATGCCTTATGAATCCCTACACACTACTGGAATGTAAAGAGTCTATGAACCCCCTGCGGATCAGTGTGGGTGGCCTCCCTGTTTTGGCTTCCATGACAAAGACTGCAGACCCCCGTTTCCGGCCACGCTGGCGTGCCATTGTAGTGTCCTTTTTAGGCTTAGCCTTATTGCTGTTGCTGCTGTGCTTCCATCGATCTTCAAACCCGAGGACTGTATTACCTAATGTTCACAATTGGAAGATGGTTCAACCCTTAGCTGGTGAACTGTATAATGACACCTACCCACTCTCTCCAGCCCAGAAGACTCCGGATGGTCTTCGGTATCAAATTGCCGTTATTGCAGACTTAGACACTGCCTCTCGCAGCTCCAAAGAAAGCACTTGGGTCAGCTATCTGAAGAAAGGTCACCTAACACTTTTCAATAGTGGCAACCGAGTTACAGTAGAGTGGGAGAAAGAGGACATTGTCTTAGAAACACACTTGGCAGAAAAAGGGAGAGGAATGGAACTGTCTGAGCTAATAGTTTTTAATGGAAAGTTGTATTCGGTGGATGATCGTACAGGTGTTATCTACAGGTTGGATGGAAACAAAGCTGTACCATGGGTCATACTGACAGATGGAGATGGCTCGGTGGATAAAGGTGAGTGTTTAAAGCTTCCATTTTAAGCATTGTCCTGTATTAGATCAAAGCAGTATGCATGACCCTTATTCCATCTTGCTCTAATGTGTATCAACATTAGAAGAAAAAGAATCTGACAAAGGGATAAATGCCATCATGATAATATATGCAACGTACACACGGAAAACCAGTGTGTGACACTCCTAGGTATTAcagatttatttttatcttataaTTCATTAAAGG belongs to Hyla sarda isolate aHylSar1 chromosome 13, aHylSar1.hap1, whole genome shotgun sequence and includes:
- the CANT1 gene encoding soluble calcium-activated nucleotidase 1 — translated: MNPYTLLECKESMNPLRISVGGLPVLASMTKTADPRFRPRWRAIVVSFLGLALLLLLLCFHRSSNPRTVLPNVHNWKMVQPLAGELYNDTYPLSPAQKTPDGLRYQIAVIADLDTASRSSKESTWVSYLKKGHLTLFNSGNRVTVEWEKEDIVLETHLAEKGRGMELSELIVFNGKLYSVDDRTGVIYRLDGNKAVPWVILTDGDGSVDKGFKAEWLAVKDELLYVGGLGKEWTTTTGKVLNENPEWIKVVGPHGDVQHQNWVPNYNLLREAAGIKPPGYLIHESAAWSDSLHSWFFLPRRASKERYSEKEDEQRGANILLRASADFSDITLSHVGTHNPTHGFSSFKFIPGTDDQIIVALKSEENNGEVATYITVFILDGRILLPETKIGDVKYEGIEFI